One genomic segment of Candidatus Fukatsuia endosymbiont of Tuberolachnus salignus includes these proteins:
- the xseA gene encoding exodeoxyribonuclease VII large subunit, which yields MSSIFTVSHLNQSVRQLLEVEIGQIWLSAEISNFSQPSSGHWYFTLKDDHAQVRCAMFRNCNRRSVVKPQNGQQVLVRASITVYEPRGEYQLIIESMQSAGEGVLQHKFEQLKQRLITEGIFDQNHKRRLPSPVKQVGVITSVSGAVLHDVLQILQRRDPSLPVVIYPTAVQGTDAPLQIVRAIEIANQRAECDLLILSRGGGSLEDLSSFNDERVARAIFNSHIVIVSAVGHETDVTIADFVADLRAPTPSAAAELVSRNQLELIRQLQVQRQHIEVAMDYYLAQCHQRFTTLNHHLQQQHPQLRLAHQQNLLTKLQNRLENGVARQILLPLQRMDRLQQRLAQLPLPRIIHGYQQQIQRQSYRLKQALQHQLHCYRQRFGIACSQLEAVSPLATLSRGYNVTQTPAGTVLKTTQQVQTGDKLITCLQDGWVESEVTQINTTPKMRRNKLFFL from the coding sequence ATGTCGTCAATTTTTACTGTCAGTCACCTTAATCAAAGCGTGCGGCAACTGTTGGAAGTCGAAATAGGTCAAATTTGGCTAAGTGCCGAAATTTCCAATTTCTCACAGCCCTCTTCTGGTCACTGGTATTTCACTTTGAAAGACGATCATGCACAGGTACGTTGTGCCATGTTCCGTAACTGTAATCGTCGGAGTGTTGTTAAACCCCAAAACGGTCAGCAGGTACTTGTCAGAGCATCGATCACCGTATACGAACCTAGAGGTGAGTACCAACTGATCATCGAGAGTATGCAGAGCGCAGGTGAGGGTGTATTACAACACAAATTTGAACAACTTAAACAACGTTTAATCACCGAAGGAATATTTGACCAAAACCACAAGCGACGACTACCCAGCCCAGTTAAGCAAGTTGGCGTCATTACTTCTGTCAGCGGTGCAGTTTTACATGATGTTTTACAAATATTACAACGTCGTGATCCCTCACTGCCTGTGGTGATTTACCCCACCGCCGTGCAAGGTACCGATGCACCACTACAAATTGTCAGAGCAATCGAAATCGCTAATCAGAGAGCAGAGTGTGACCTGTTAATTCTGAGTCGTGGTGGCGGCTCCCTGGAGGATTTATCGAGTTTCAACGATGAACGGGTCGCGCGCGCTATTTTTAATAGCCATATCGTGATAGTCAGTGCCGTCGGCCATGAAACCGATGTTACCATTGCCGATTTTGTCGCCGATTTACGTGCACCAACCCCTTCGGCTGCCGCTGAATTAGTGAGCCGTAACCAGTTGGAGTTGATACGCCAACTACAAGTTCAACGACAACACATAGAAGTGGCGATGGATTATTATCTGGCACAATGCCATCAGCGATTTACCACACTTAATCATCATCTACAACAGCAACATCCACAATTACGGTTGGCACATCAACAAAACCTGTTAACCAAGCTACAAAACAGGCTGGAGAATGGCGTAGCCAGACAAATTCTCCTGCCGTTACAACGCATGGATCGGCTACAACAACGCCTAGCACAGCTGCCACTACCAAGGATAATTCATGGTTATCAGCAACAAATACAACGGCAATCGTATCGCCTTAAACAAGCCTTACAACACCAACTGCATTGCTATCGCCAACGTTTTGGTATTGCTTGTTCCCAACTGGAAGCCGTCAGCCCGTTAGCCACCTTGTCACGTGGTTATAATGTGACACAAACTCCAGCAGGCACGGTATTAAAAACAACCCAGCAGGTACAAACAGGTGATAAATTAATTACTTGCTTGCAAGATGGTTGGGTAGAAAGTGAAGTCACACAAATTAATACCACCCCAAAAATGCGTCGAAACAAGTTATTTTTTCTTTAG
- the der gene encoding ribosome biogenesis GTPase Der has product MIPVIALVGRPNVGKSTLFNRLTRTRDALVADFPGLTRDRKYGRAELEGHEFIVIDTGGIDGTEEGVETRMAGQSLLAIEEADIVFFMVDGRSGVIPADKGIAQHLRNRKKATYLLVNKTDGVDPDSAIADFYSLGLGEIHAIAASHGRGIIQLIERVMAPFITIEKPESALTEEQLNASYWLEQEKQHHEEEPEDDFNPQDLPIKLAIVGRPNVGKSTLTNRILGEERVVVYDMPGTTRDSIYIPMVRGEREYVLIDTAGVRKRGKVTETVEKFSVIKTLKAIEDSNVVLLVIDARDGISDQDLSLLGFILNSGRSLVIVVNKWDGMKPEDRNQLKDMLNLRLGFIDFARVHFISALRGSGVGDLFTSVQEAYDCSTKRVNTSLLTRIMQMAEEEHQPPLVRGRRVKLKYAHAGGYNPPIVVIHGNQVAELTDTYKRYLMNYFRRSLKVMGTPIRIQFKEGDNPFAGKRNSLTPNQMRKRKRLQSHLKKK; this is encoded by the coding sequence ATGATACCTGTTATCGCGCTAGTTGGGCGCCCAAATGTGGGTAAATCCACGTTATTTAACCGTTTAACACGCACTCGTGATGCATTGGTCGCTGATTTTCCAGGGTTAACACGTGATCGTAAATATGGTCGTGCTGAATTGGAAGGGCATGAGTTTATTGTTATCGATACGGGTGGTATCGATGGCACAGAAGAGGGTGTTGAGACACGAATGGCAGGGCAATCCCTATTGGCGATTGAAGAGGCTGACATCGTATTCTTTATGGTGGATGGTCGATCTGGAGTGATCCCTGCGGATAAAGGCATTGCTCAACATTTACGCAACCGAAAAAAAGCGACTTATTTGCTTGTCAATAAAACAGATGGTGTCGATCCTGATAGTGCTATAGCCGATTTTTACTCGTTGGGTCTGGGTGAAATTCATGCGATTGCGGCCTCTCATGGACGTGGTATTATCCAGTTGATAGAACGGGTTATGGCACCGTTTATTACCATTGAAAAACCTGAATCGGCATTGACTGAAGAACAACTTAACGCCTCTTATTGGCTTGAGCAAGAAAAACAGCATCATGAAGAAGAGCCAGAAGACGATTTCAATCCACAGGATTTGCCGATTAAACTGGCTATCGTTGGACGTCCTAATGTAGGTAAATCGACACTCACTAACCGTATTTTGGGTGAGGAAAGAGTGGTGGTGTATGATATGCCAGGTACTACACGTGACAGTATTTATATTCCGATGGTTCGGGGTGAACGTGAATATGTTCTCATTGATACTGCGGGTGTACGTAAACGTGGCAAGGTGACGGAAACCGTTGAAAAATTTTCAGTGATCAAAACATTGAAAGCGATTGAAGATTCTAATGTTGTGCTGCTGGTCATTGATGCTCGTGATGGCATTTCTGATCAGGATCTTTCTTTGCTGGGTTTTATCCTTAACAGTGGTCGCTCGTTGGTGATTGTGGTGAATAAATGGGATGGTATGAAGCCAGAAGATCGTAACCAATTGAAAGATATGCTTAATCTACGTTTAGGTTTTATCGATTTTGCCCGTGTCCATTTTATCTCTGCTTTACGGGGGAGTGGTGTTGGTGATTTGTTCACTTCGGTACAGGAAGCCTATGACTGTTCAACTAAACGGGTTAACACCTCGTTACTGACCCGAATTATGCAGATGGCAGAAGAAGAACATCAGCCGCCGCTGGTTCGTGGTCGCCGTGTGAAACTTAAGTACGCTCATGCGGGGGGCTATAATCCGCCTATTGTAGTGATCCACGGTAATCAAGTGGCAGAGTTAACTGATACATATAAACGTTATTTGATGAACTATTTTCGTCGCTCATTAAAAGTGATGGGGACACCGATCCGCATTCAATTTAAAGAAGGCGATAATCCCTTTGCGGGCAAACGCAATAGCTTAACACCAAACCAAATGCGTAAACGTAAGCGCTTGCAATCACATCTAAAGAAAAAATAA
- the bamB gene encoding outer membrane protein assembly factor BamB, which yields MRLRKTLLSGLVSVIFLSGCSLLNSEDEMAVLSPLPKVTNQFTPDKMWSVSVGSGVAGYYSRLHPTWQGSSIFAADRKGLVQAMEVNSGKQIWRVNLAEKTHFLGNDRSAMLSGGLTVADSHLYVGSEEARVYALNTSDGKLVWQSAVAGEVLSRPVVSDDLLLIHTSNGMLQALNRADGTIKWTLNLDMPLLSLRGESTPTVAMGATIVGGDNGRVSAVMIEQGQLIWQQHISQITGATEIDRLSDVDMSPVVVEGIVYALAYNGNLTALDLRSGQILWQREMGSVDDFIVNMGRIYLVDQNDRIMALQSNGGVTVWNQSDLLHRNLTSPAMYNNYLVVGDSKGYLHWLNKEDGRFVAQQQVDSSGFLSTPLVVDNKLIIQSKNGTVYAFTGIPD from the coding sequence ATGCGATTGCGTAAAACACTTTTATCAGGACTGGTATCAGTTATTTTTTTGAGTGGTTGTTCACTGCTTAATAGTGAAGACGAGATGGCAGTTCTATCGCCTCTACCAAAAGTTACCAATCAATTCACTCCTGATAAAATGTGGAGTGTCTCTGTGGGTAGTGGTGTTGCCGGTTATTATTCTCGTTTACACCCGACTTGGCAGGGTTCGTCAATATTTGCCGCTGATCGTAAAGGTTTGGTGCAGGCAATGGAGGTAAACAGTGGTAAACAAATTTGGCGGGTTAATCTGGCGGAAAAAACTCATTTCCTTGGCAATGATCGATCAGCGATGTTATCGGGAGGCCTAACGGTAGCCGATTCTCATCTCTATGTTGGCAGTGAAGAAGCACGAGTGTATGCGTTGAATACCTCTGATGGCAAGCTCGTTTGGCAAAGTGCTGTCGCTGGTGAAGTCTTATCTCGTCCGGTGGTCAGCGACGATTTACTACTGATCCACACCAGTAATGGTATGTTACAGGCGTTAAACCGGGCGGACGGTACTATTAAATGGACATTGAATTTGGATATGCCATTGCTTTCGTTACGTGGTGAATCAACGCCGACCGTGGCAATGGGTGCTACTATTGTTGGCGGTGATAATGGTCGTGTCAGTGCCGTGATGATAGAACAAGGCCAGCTAATTTGGCAGCAACACATTTCCCAGATAACGGGTGCTACCGAAATTGATCGCTTGAGTGATGTGGATATGAGTCCGGTGGTGGTGGAGGGTATCGTCTACGCATTGGCCTATAACGGTAATCTGACGGCATTGGATCTGCGTTCGGGGCAAATTTTGTGGCAACGCGAGATGGGGTCAGTCGATGATTTTATCGTCAATATGGGGCGTATTTATTTGGTTGATCAAAATGATCGTATTATGGCACTGCAATCGAATGGTGGTGTTACCGTTTGGAACCAAAGCGATTTATTACATCGCAATCTGACTTCACCGGCCATGTATAACAATTATTTGGTTGTGGGTGACAGTAAAGGATATTTACATTGGCTAAATAAAGAAGATGGTCGTTTTGTGGCACAACAGCAGGTGGATAGCTCTGGTTTTCTCAGTACACCGTTAGTTGTTGATAATAAACTGATTATACAAAGCAAAAACGGCACAGTTTACGCCTTTACCGGTATCCCTGATTGA
- a CDS encoding YfgM family protein: MEIYTTANDQADAVRRFFSENIRVLVVSVVLGISVLIGWHYWQNHQNTTLKAASFSYQQVSEALFPRDKDLGDKKSIDKDHDVAAAEKFIQDNNNNYGVFIALELANYFVEQKAFDRAEQQLTLAVDQTKDENLLSLINLRIRGDLFLSKGDIVAARAAYTKGIESNASQALQVLLRLKLDDLSD, encoded by the coding sequence GTGGAAATTTATACCACTGCAAATGACCAAGCTGATGCAGTACGCCGTTTTTTTAGTGAAAATATTAGGGTGCTGGTTGTGAGTGTGGTGCTTGGCATCAGTGTTTTAATTGGCTGGCACTATTGGCAAAACCATCAGAATACAACATTAAAGGCGGCTTCTTTTTCCTATCAACAGGTGAGTGAAGCGTTGTTTCCTCGTGATAAAGATCTTGGCGATAAAAAATCGATTGATAAAGATCACGATGTTGCTGCGGCTGAAAAATTTATTCAAGACAATAATAATAATTACGGTGTTTTCATCGCCCTAGAATTAGCAAACTATTTTGTTGAGCAAAAAGCGTTTGACAGAGCGGAACAGCAGCTGACTCTCGCTGTGGATCAAACGAAAGATGAAAATCTATTATCGTTGATTAATCTGCGTATACGGGGTGACTTATTTTTGAGTAAGGGGGATATCGTGGCGGCACGTGCGGCTTACACTAAGGGTATCGAGTCCAATGCTTCTCAGGCACTGCAAGTATTGTTGCGCTTGAAGTTAGATGATCTGTCTGACTGA
- the hisS gene encoding histidine--tRNA ligase, translating into MNDCLPAETAVWQKIESVLQQVLASYGYSEIRLPIVEATPLFKRAIGEVTDVVEKEMYSFEDRNGESLTLRPEGTAGCVRAGIENGLFYNQQQRLWYSGAMFRYERPQKGRYRQFYQLGAEAFGLSDSSIDAELILLSARCWKALGITDHVELELNSIGSLVARTDYRQALVKFLEVHQDKLDKDCRRRMYTNPLRVLDTKDPDVQRLLNDAPQLSEYLDEESKQHFADLCALLDQTKIKYRVNPRLVRGLDYYNRTVFEWVTKSLGAQGTVCAGGRYDTLVEQLGGRETPAVGFAIGLERLILLFKKVDPDFTVPVVDLYFAVSGENTLNAAIQLSETLRDAIPHLKLMTDHRGGRMAKQFTRANKYGARFVLVLGKDELAAKRVGLKNLSTGEQETLALVDVVSRLVTLLA; encoded by the coding sequence ATGAACGATTGCTTACCGGCAGAAACAGCAGTGTGGCAAAAAATTGAAAGTGTGTTGCAGCAGGTATTGGCAAGTTACGGTTATAGTGAAATACGTTTACCGATAGTAGAAGCGACACCCTTGTTTAAACGCGCCATCGGTGAGGTCACTGATGTAGTAGAAAAAGAGATGTACAGCTTTGAAGACCGCAACGGTGAAAGTTTGACGCTGCGCCCCGAAGGTACTGCGGGTTGTGTGCGTGCCGGTATTGAGAATGGTCTATTTTATAATCAACAACAACGTCTATGGTACAGTGGCGCGATGTTTCGCTATGAGCGCCCTCAAAAAGGGCGTTATCGTCAGTTTTATCAGTTGGGCGCAGAAGCTTTTGGTTTATCTGACTCGAGTATTGATGCGGAGTTGATCCTGCTAAGTGCACGTTGTTGGAAGGCGTTGGGTATTACGGATCATGTTGAACTTGAGCTGAATTCTATTGGATCCTTGGTCGCACGAACCGATTATCGTCAAGCGCTGGTAAAATTTTTAGAAGTGCATCAAGATAAACTGGACAAAGATTGTCGACGTCGTATGTACACAAATCCATTAAGGGTGCTCGATACTAAGGATCCGGATGTTCAGCGATTACTTAATGATGCCCCGCAACTCTCTGAATACCTCGATGAAGAATCAAAACAGCATTTTGCAGATTTGTGCGCACTTTTAGATCAAACAAAGATTAAATACAGAGTCAATCCCCGGTTGGTGCGTGGATTAGATTATTACAATCGTACGGTGTTTGAGTGGGTAACGAAAAGCTTGGGTGCGCAAGGTACAGTTTGTGCTGGTGGTCGTTATGATACATTAGTGGAGCAATTGGGTGGACGGGAGACCCCGGCAGTGGGTTTTGCTATCGGATTGGAACGGCTTATCTTGCTGTTTAAAAAGGTTGATCCTGACTTTACCGTACCCGTGGTTGATTTATATTTTGCCGTTTCGGGTGAAAATACCCTGAATGCAGCGATACAATTGTCTGAAACTTTGCGCGATGCGATACCTCATTTGAAATTAATGACCGATCACCGTGGTGGTAGAATGGCAAAGCAATTTACTCGTGCGAATAAGTATGGGGCACGTTTCGTTCTAGTACTTGGCAAAGATGAACTTGCCGCTAAGCGAGTGGGACTGAAAAATCTCAGTACCGGTGAACAAGAAACATTAGCACTGGTTGATGTTGTTTCACGTCTCGTGACGCTGTTGGCTTAA
- the ispG gene encoding flavodoxin-dependent (E)-4-hydroxy-3-methylbut-2-enyl-diphosphate synthase has translation MHNSSPISRRKSTRIYVGGVPIGDDAPITVQSMTNTKTSDIDATVEQILALQRVGADIVRVSVPTMDAAEAFQKIKKQVSVPLIADIHFDYRIALKVAEYGADCLRINPGNIGHTDRIRAVVDCARDKNIPIRIGINGGSLEKDIQEKYGEPTAEALVESAMRHVKILEDLNFHNFKVSVKASDVALAVGSYRLLAKKIEQPLHLGITEAGGLRSGSVKSAIGLGLLLSEGIGDTLRVSLAADPVEEIKVGFDILKSLRIRARGINFIACPTCSRQEFDVIGTVNALEQRLEDLIIPMDVSIIGCVVNGPGEALVSTIGVTGGHNKSGLFVDGVRLKKERLDNNNMIDQLEAKIRAKAAILDEKNRIEVNQCASLSSGN, from the coding sequence ATGCACAATTCATCCCCTATAAGCCGTCGTAAATCTACTCGGATTTATGTTGGTGGGGTGCCGATCGGTGATGACGCTCCCATTACTGTGCAATCGATGACCAATACTAAGACCAGTGATATTGATGCAACGGTAGAACAGATCCTGGCTTTGCAACGTGTGGGTGCAGATATCGTCCGGGTTTCTGTGCCGACGATGGATGCTGCGGAAGCTTTCCAGAAGATCAAGAAACAAGTCAGTGTTCCGCTGATAGCCGATATCCATTTTGACTACCGTATCGCCTTGAAAGTGGCGGAATATGGCGCTGATTGCTTACGTATTAATCCAGGTAACATTGGTCATACAGATCGTATTCGTGCGGTCGTCGACTGTGCTAGAGATAAGAATATCCCGATCCGCATTGGTATCAATGGTGGTTCCTTGGAAAAAGACATTCAGGAAAAATACGGAGAGCCAACAGCGGAAGCATTGGTGGAATCAGCCATGCGTCATGTAAAGATCCTTGAAGACCTCAATTTTCATAACTTCAAAGTCAGTGTCAAAGCCTCGGATGTTGCTTTAGCAGTAGGTTCGTATCGTTTATTGGCAAAAAAGATCGAACAGCCACTGCATTTAGGCATTACGGAGGCAGGTGGATTGCGTAGCGGTTCGGTGAAGTCGGCAATAGGTTTAGGATTGCTTCTCTCTGAAGGTATTGGCGATACATTGCGTGTTTCTCTGGCTGCCGATCCGGTAGAAGAAATTAAAGTGGGTTTCGATATTCTCAAGTCGTTACGTATCCGGGCGCGAGGGATTAACTTTATTGCTTGCCCAACTTGTTCACGACAGGAATTTGACGTTATTGGTACGGTGAATGCGCTTGAACAGCGATTGGAAGATTTAATCATCCCTATGGATGTTTCCATTATCGGTTGTGTGGTTAATGGCCCTGGCGAAGCTTTGGTTTCGACGATTGGTGTAACTGGTGGACACAATAAAAGTGGATTATTTGTAGATGGTGTACGTCTTAAAAAAGAGCGTCTTGATAATAATAATATGATTGATCAACTTGAAGCCAAGATCCGAGCAAAAGCAGCGATATTGGATGAAAAAAACCGTATTGAGGTCAACCAGTGTGCCAGCCTGTCATCTGGAAATTAA